GCTCCTGTCGGCCTCGCAGCGCTTCCTGCGGCTGGGATCGCTGTCCGCCGTCCAGGAAATGATCGAGGAGACGGGCAGCAGGCGATCGGTGCTGGCGGTCGCCCTGATCGGCAAGGACGGGAGGGTCATCGCCAGCAACAAGCGCGACTGGATCGGCGGCGACGAGTCGGTCATCCCGGATCCGGATTTCACCGCCGTGGCCGCGGCCGCCCGCGCCACCGCGCAGGCACAGCACCGCCTGGTGGACGGCGGCACGCGCCTGATCCTGGTCTCGCCCCTCGTGCTCGAAGGGGTCAACCCGAAACTCTCCAACCTGGGGGGGCTCCTCTACCTGAAGGTGGACCAGCAGAAACAGCTCTACGCGATCTACGCCAGCATCCTGGAGCGCGGCATGGTGTCGGCCCTGGGAATCCTCCTCGTCAGCCTCATCCTGCTGTTCTGGGTGCGGGTGCACCTCGCGCAGCCGCTCCTGCGCGTCGCCGCGTTCGTGAGGGAAATCGCCGCGGGGTCGACCGGGGCGCCTCCGCGCGCGGCCGGCACGCGCGAGGTCGCGGAGCTCACGGAGGACGTCGCGCGCATGGCCGCCGACCTCGAGGAGAAGCAGTCGGCCCTCGCCGCCTCGATGGAGCGCCATCGCCGGCTGCTCGAGGGGGCCTACGACGCCATCCTCACCGCCGACCCCGAAACGGGACGCGTCCTCGAAGTGAACAACATGTTCTGCTGCATGTTCGGCTACGTCCCGGAGAAGGCGGTGTCGCTCGTCCTGCGCGATCTGCACCCCGAAGAGGAGCGCGAGCGGTTGATGGAGGCGTACGGTTCGGCGTCGGCCAGGGGGCAGCGCAGCTTCCACGACCTTCCCTGCGTGCGCAGCAACGGCGAGCGCTTTCTCGCGGACGTGCGCGGCGGGCCGATCTCCCTGGGGAACCGCACCGTGACCGAGTGGATCCTGCGGGACACGACCGAACGGCGGACGCTCGAGGATCAGCTCCGCCAGGCGCAGAAGATGGAGAGCGTCGGGACGCTCGCCGGGGGGATCGCGCACGACTTCAACAATCTGCTCACCGGCATCCTGGGGTACACGCGTCTGGTCAAGATCCGTCTCCAGGCCGAAGATCCGAACCGCAAGAAGCTCGAGCTGATCGAGAAGTCGGCGATGCGCGCGGCGGAGCTGACCGCGCAGCTCCTGACCTTCAGCCGCAGGGCGGCCTCCCGTCCGGCCCCCGTCAACCTGAACGAGCTTGTGGCGCGCGTGATCGCCGTGGTCAAGCCCGACCTGCCGCCGGCCATCGAGCTGCTCTTCGAGCCGGCCGCCGACCCGTGGACCGCGGCAGTCGACGCCGCCCAGGCGGAGCAGATCCTGCGGCACCTGTGCGCCAACGCCCGCGACGCGATGCCCGGTGGAGGACGTTTGACGATTGCCACGGGAAATCGCGCGCTCACGACGTTGGAAGCGCAGGGGAACCTCGAGGCGCGGGCCGGGCGCTTCGTGACACTGACGGTGAGCGACACCGGACGCGGCATCGACTCGCGGATCCTGTCGCGCATCTTCGAGCCGTTCTTCACGACCAAGGAAATGGGCCAGGGCGCCGGTCTCGGTCTCTCGATCGTGCACGGGGTGGTGAAGGGGCATGACGGCTGGATCGAAGTCCGGAGCCAGCCGGGACGCGGCTCGGACTTCGTGGTCCATTTCCCCGTGTGGGACGAGGCGCAGGCGGCGGCGCGCGTAGCCGCCGAGTCCCCCGCGGCGCTCCTGGAGCGACTCGCCGGGCTCAAACCTCAAGCCGAGGTGTCGGGTCGGAGGTCGCCCTCCGCGCGTCCGTCGCCGAAGCGCACGGTCCTGGCGGTGGACGACGAGTCCACCGTCCTCGCGCTGGCGCGCGACATCCTGGAGATGCACGGCTACCTCGTCCTCACGGCGCGCAACGGCGAAGAGGCGCTGCGCGTGTTCCGCGATAACCCGGGCAAGATCGATCTGGTGCTGCTCGATCTCACCATGCCGGTCATGGGAGGACGCGACTGCCTCAAGCTCCTGAAGCAGATCGACCCGCGGGTCCGCGTCCTGGTCAGCAGCGGTTTCTCGGCGGAGGGCACGGCGACCGAGCTCATCGACGAAGGGGCTCTGGCCTACGTGCAGAAGCCGTACGACGTGGACGCCCTCGCGCGGATCGTGCGGCAGGCGATTGAACGGGATCCAGGGCTCCTCACGAACCCCAATTGAGCCGGAACAGGCCCTGCAACCGTACTGTCGCAGGTCATTTTCCTTATGATCCCTGAGCCTCGATCCCATACACCCTATGCGATCCCCCTCCGCGGCTCCCACCGGAACATCCCCTCCACCTCGAAATAAAGTCTCGATGCTCCTGCACTTCCGCGCGAGCCGGGCGATGGAGGGCCCGTCCTCGTTCCTGGCCTGCCGATTGCTAGGCGTTAGGACGTCAGCCGTACAACAACACACTTGGGGAGGTACTGCGAGTGAGAGGCTGGACGATCGTCTTGATGGGCGCGCTCCTTGCAGTCGTGCCGTGGAACGGGTCGGCCTGGGCCCAGGGCTGAGTCCTCATACGCCAAAACGCGCCCGTGTTCGGCGCGTCCGCCGATCCCTATCTGCAGAAAGGGGAATGGCTGTTCGGCACCGCCGTCCGCGCCCTGCGCTCGCACGACCACTACAACGGCACGGTCGAGCAGACCCAGAGACAGGACCAGCACACTTACGTCGTCAACATCCAGGACTCGCTCGACCTGTCGGGCACCTACGCCGTGACGCGCCGGTTCAGCATGGCGCTGGGCCTGCCGATCGTCCGCGCCTCCTGGTCGATCCCGCTTCCCGTCAACGCCACCGGGCAGCGCAACGAGCAGAACGCCCAGGGAATCGGCGACGTGACCGTGACCGGCCGCTACTGGATGTTCAATCCGGAGGTGCACAGAAGAGGGAACCTGTCCCTCGGACTTGGATTG
The DNA window shown above is from Candidatus Dormiibacterota bacterium and carries:
- a CDS encoding ATP-binding protein — encoded protein: MRHILSRFQTSTLMGLAFTVPAMLIAGLLLFYHSMGARRFMADEGVRYGDMLADQLLSASQRFLRLGSLSAVQEMIEETGSRRSVLAVALIGKDGRVIASNKRDWIGGDESVIPDPDFTAVAAAARATAQAQHRLVDGGTRLILVSPLVLEGVNPKLSNLGGLLYLKVDQQKQLYAIYASILERGMVSALGILLVSLILLFWVRVHLAQPLLRVAAFVREIAAGSTGAPPRAAGTREVAELTEDVARMAADLEEKQSALAASMERHRRLLEGAYDAILTADPETGRVLEVNNMFCCMFGYVPEKAVSLVLRDLHPEEERERLMEAYGSASARGQRSFHDLPCVRSNGERFLADVRGGPISLGNRTVTEWILRDTTERRTLEDQLRQAQKMESVGTLAGGIAHDFNNLLTGILGYTRLVKIRLQAEDPNRKKLELIEKSAMRAAELTAQLLTFSRRAASRPAPVNLNELVARVIAVVKPDLPPAIELLFEPAADPWTAAVDAAQAEQILRHLCANARDAMPGGGRLTIATGNRALTTLEAQGNLEARAGRFVTLTVSDTGRGIDSRILSRIFEPFFTTKEMGQGAGLGLSIVHGVVKGHDGWIEVRSQPGRGSDFVVHFPVWDEAQAAARVAAESPAALLERLAGLKPQAEVSGRRSPSARPSPKRTVLAVDDESTVLALARDILEMHGYLVLTARNGEEALRVFRDNPGKIDLVLLDLTMPVMGGRDCLKLLKQIDPRVRVLVSSGFSAEGTATELIDEGALAYVQKPYDVDALARIVRQAIERDPGLLTNPN